In Trifolium pratense cultivar HEN17-A07 linkage group LG7, ARS_RC_1.1, whole genome shotgun sequence, a genomic segment contains:
- the LOC123893801 gene encoding protein CASPARIAN STRIP INTEGRITY FACTOR 1, translating into MDFMFLKKFTLFFLLISGSLLATSFAGRASNFIRISYEDMNAVQEVTTRREMNEEEVSNIHERLLRANTKDYGRYDPSPTFSKPPFKLIPN; encoded by the exons ATGGATTTCATGTTTCTCAAGAAATTCACACTCTTCTTCCTCCTTATTTCTGGCTCACTTTTAGCAACTTCTTTTGCTG GTCGAGCATCAAATTTCATAAGAATCTCATATGAAGATATGAATGCAGTCCAAGAG GTAACAACAAGGAGGGAAATGAATGAGGAAGAAGTAAGCAACATCCATGAGAGGCTTCTTAGAGCTAATACAAAAGATTATGGACGATATGATCCATCACCAACTTTTTCTAAGCCACCTTTCAAACTCATACCAAATTGA
- the LOC123893802 gene encoding uncharacterized protein LOC123893802 yields MGAACCVASRDKTIQSGPTSEIGHRNVRCSPTWSLRWDHRGRVAGEDTSINWFSDGVSSNGRLENKNESHVSEDGSPLQNYQRNRWQKSPISEGTAGHTKSFSDQSISRNVSMAERMEQVKELEESSAVSCPFPSKTSPTLSSTSVSISPLPPQSRLPPSSSTESTPLRWPSHSTGHQLSRQVSDSRIMGFKSPSNFYVSEERPEFPSWSNEYGMHSGGGSSDYCSRPGFTELMGNSHMERWSFDSESFGFNCERLARFSSGFSTSPVDSQTCGVCSKLLTEKLSWSSQKIIANNDLPVVSVLICGHVYHAECLESLTPEINKYDPACPVCTFGEKQTRKLFEKALKAEMDSKARNKKSRNQIVDNDIYDDDDFVVFDQFKDKRRQNKELRIDSNSIKRSSSGKPFLSKHFSFGSKGSKCMLDNHPTRKKGFFWAKSSKE; encoded by the exons ATGGGTGCTGCTTGTTGTGTTGCATCCAGAGATAAAACTATTCAAAGTGGACCAACCAGTGAAATCGGGCATAGGAATGTTCGGTGTTCACCGACATGGAGCTTGCGGTGGGATCATAGAGGCCGTGTAGCCGGAGAAGATACTAGTATTAATTGGTTTTCTGATGGTGTTAGCAGCAATGGCAGACTCGAGAATAAAAATGAATCACATGTATCTGAGGATGGAAGCCCGTTGCAGAATTATCAAAGGAATAGATGGCAAAAGTCCCCAATTTCTGAAGGAACTGCTGGACACACAAAATCATTTTCTG ATCAATCTATTTCAAGGAATGTTTCCATGGCTGAGAGAATGGAACAG GTGAAGGAGTTAGAAGAATCATCAGCAGTATCATGTCCATTTCCTTCAAAAACTTCACCCACATTGTCTTCTACTTCGGTGTCAATATCTCCTCTGCCACCCCAAAGCCGCCTACCTCCATCCAGCTCAACAGAGTCAACACCATTAAGGTGGCCCTCCCATTCCACAGGACACCAGTTATCACGACAAGTTTCTGATAGCCGAATCATGGGATTTAAGTCACCTAGCAACTTTTATGTATCTGAAGAAAGGCCAGAGTTTCCCTCATGGAGCAATGAATATGGTATGCACTCTGGTGGTGGATCTTCAGATTATTGCTCTAGGCCTGGCTTTACTGAGCTGATGGGCAATTCTCACATGGAAAGATGGTCATTTGATAGTGAGTCATTTGGTTTTAATTGTGAAAGGTTGGCTAGGTTCAGTAGTGGGTTTTCAACTTCTCCGGTTGATTCGCAAACGTGTGGTGTTTGCTCAAAACTCTTAACTGAAAAGTTGTCTTGGAGCAGTCAAAAGATTATTGCAAATAATGACCTTCCTGTAGTTTCTGTTCTTATTTGTGGACATGTCTATCATGCTGAATGTTTAGAGAGTTTGACACCTGAAATCAACAAGTATGATCCAGCTTGCCCTGTTTGCACTTTTGGTGAAAAACAAACCCGTAAATTGTTTGAAAAAGCTTTGAAAGCTGAAATGGATTCAAAAGCTAGAAATAAGAAATCAAGGAATCAAATTGTGGATAATGATATTTATGATGACGATGATTTTGTTGTATTTGATCAGTTTAAAGATAAAAGGCGTCAAAATAAAGAGCTTAGAATAGACTCTAATTCTATCAAGAGAAGCTCTTCTGGGAAACCTTTTCTGAGTAAACACTTCTCATTTGGCTCAAAGGGTTCCAAATGCATGTTAGATAATCACCCAACCCGAAAGAAGGGCTTTTTTTGGGCAAAGTCTAGCAAGGAATAA